From a single Pelodiscus sinensis isolate JC-2024 chromosome 4, ASM4963464v1, whole genome shotgun sequence genomic region:
- the LOC102453307 gene encoding mas-related G-protein coupled receptor member H-like isoform X2, with amino-acid sequence MMTELRTTSLPLTESSLENGTNFETDSVTTAIISVALVICLLGLVGNGIVLWFLSFRIKRNPFTVYVLNLAAADFGFLFCLAIFLTIYVMRLFHLFYLMKHLNFQLLIMYSTSLYLLAAISAERCVSVLCPIWHRCRHPKHLSAILCTLLWALSCLLNGLGFFVCASMSVRHYITMLIPLSVTSFLIFTPIMVTSSLTLFIKVRCSSQRYHPGKLYMVILLNVLFFLIFAVPLSIVTFLQNFVYHFNLLITTFMLASMNSSINLSFLVGSYRNRQFKRSVKKALHSVFEEEADTKQERVRAT; translated from the coding sequence ATGATGACTGAGCTGAGGACAACATCCCTGCCCCTCACAGAGTCCAGCCTGGAAAATGGAACCAATTTTGAAACAGACAGTGTGACTACAGCAATCATCAGTGTCGCTCTCGTCATCTGTCTGTTGGGGCTGGTGGGAAATGGGATTGTGCTCTGGTTTCTCAGCTTCCGCATAAAGAGGAACCCCTTCACTGTCTATGTCCTCAACCTGGCTGCTGCGGACTTTGGTTTCCTCTTCTGTTTGGCAATTTTCTTAACAATTTATGTCATGCGTTTATTTCACTTATTCTATTTAATGAAGCACTTGAACTTTCAGCTTTTGATCATGTACAGCACCAGCCTGTACCTCCTGGCAGCCATCAGTGCCGAAAGGTGCGTGTCTGTCCTTTGCCCCATCTGGCACCGATGTCGCCACCCAAAGCACTTGTCTGCCATTCTCTGCACCTTGCTCTGGGCTCTCTCCTGCCTGCTCAATGGactgggattttttgtttgtgcTTCTATGTCCGTTAGACATTACATCACGATGCTCATTCCACTCTCGGTTACAAGTTTCCTGATATTCACCCCCATCATGGTTACCTCCAGTCTGACCCTGTTTATCAAGGTCCGATGTAGCTCCCAGCGATACCACCCAGGGAAGCTTTACATGGTTATCTTGCTGAATgtcctcttcttcctcatctTTGCTGTTCCCCTAAGTATTGTCACCTTCCTCCAgaattttgtttatcattttaatcTCCTCATTACTACTTTCATGCTGGCCTCTATGAACAGCAGCATCAATCTGTCCTTCCTTGTTGGGAGCTACAGAAATCGACAATTCAAGCGATCTGTCAAAAAGGCACTTCATAGCGTGTTTGAAGAGGAGGCAGATACCAAACAGGAAAGGGTTAGGGCCACTTAA
- the LOC102453307 gene encoding mas-related G-protein coupled receptor member H-like isoform X1 translates to MEPGLENGNRSHRVNFIPDNVATAIIGVTLLFCLLGLVGNGIVLWFLGFRIKRNLFTVYVLNLAAADFGFLLCLPISLTVYVAHLFNLLFLITIMDLLLVFTYSTSLYLLTAISAERCVSVLFPIWHRCRRPTHLSAIVCALLWALSCLFSGLRAYFCFSDSYERCMVVLAQLTGTSFLIFTPIMVLSSLILIIKVRCSSQRRPPGKLYVVILLSVLFFLLFIVPFSILAFFLNIVNYSHFIATGFMLASLNSSINPVIYFFVGSYKKRQFRGTIKKALQNVFNDEANTSEANPSEEGVKDSAN, encoded by the coding sequence ATGGAGCCTGGCcttgaaaatggaaacagaagtcACAGGGTTAATTTCATACCAGATAATGTAGCTACAGCAATCATTGGTGTCACTCTGCTTTTCTGCCTGTTGGGGCTGGTGGGAAATGGGATTGTGCTCTGGTTCCTCGGCTTTCGCATTAAGAGGAACCTCTTCACTGTCTATGTTCTCAACCTGGCTGCCGCTGACTTTGGCTTCCTCCTCTGCTTGCCTATTTCCCTCACGGTGTACGTCGCACATTTATTTAACTTATTATTCTTAATAACAATCATGGACTTGCTGCTTGTGTTCACGTACAGCACCAGCTTGTACCTCCTGACAGCCATCAGTGCCGAAAGGTGTGTGTCTGTCCTTTTCCCCATCTGGCACAGATGTCGCCGCCCAACGCACTTGTCTGCTATTGTCTGTGCCTTGCTCTGGGCTCTCTCCTGCCTGTTCTCTGGACTGAGAGcatatttttgcttttctgactcCTATGAACGTTGCATGGTGGTGCTCGCTCAACTCACTGGCACAAGTTTCCTAATATTCACCCCTATCATGGTTCTATCCAGTCTGATCCTGATCATCAAGGTCCGCTGTAGCTCCCAGCGACGCCCGCCAGGAAAGCTCTACGTCGTTATCCTGCTCTctgtcctcttcttcctcctctttattGTTCCCTTCAGTATTCTTGCCTTCTTCCTGAATATTGTTAATTATAGCCATTTCATCGCTACGGGTTTCATGCTGGCCTCTCTCAACAGCAGCATTAACCCGGTTATTTACTTCTTTGTCGGGAGCTACAAGAAACGACAATTCAGAGGAACCATCAAAAAGGCACTCCAGAATGTGTTTAACGATGAGGCAAATACCAGTGAGGCAAATCCCAGTGAGGAAGGGGTTAAGGATTCGGCCAATTAA